The following are encoded together in the Variovorax sp. PBS-H4 genome:
- the ftsH gene encoding ATP-dependent zinc metalloprotease FtsH has protein sequence MAWPTLSRDKQAPRSTAPPGRPPAPDKQPAMPPRKAWLTFALILLANYFVMRWLFPDPDAPATVPYTAFKEQVAKGNVQSIFSQGANIEGRFVEPVTWPPPGEAPGPRAKQAPVPVQVKPHPVETFKTTLPTFVSPGLETFLIEHKVEIRADPIQAGGGWASLLFGFGPALLIILFYVWMFRRSAGGGMGLMGLGGSKARRYDLETQTRVTFADVAGIDEAENELVEVVDFLRSPEKYTRLGGTAPKGVLLIGAPGTGKTLLAKAVAGEAGVPFFSMSAAEFVEMIVGVGAARVRDLFKQAREHAPSIIFIDEIDSIGRARGQIAVGGAGEQEQTLNQILTEMDGFSGREGIIVLAATNQPDVLDRALLRPGRFDRRVVVNLPDKNGREAILKVHTRKVPLARDVDLSNIASTTPGLSGADLKNLVNEAALLAARRGQDEVAQKDILDALEKIVLGPERPLLLSAEDRERIAYHESGHAILGLVVAGADPVHRVTIVPRGQALGVTYQRPQTDRYNYPEAYLRARIIGMLGGRAAEEIVYGSRTTGAESDIEQASQLARNMVTRWGMSDKLGMVQLAPRENRYLGAGFGEARPYGEETARLVDAEVQGIISECHDSAKRLLIEHRRALDALVAALLERETLGEQEILEVTGLPGAPELENKPLRLAKAAASMMEPDHEG, from the coding sequence ATGGCCTGGCCGACGCTCTCCCGCGACAAGCAAGCTCCGCGCAGCACCGCGCCGCCAGGCCGGCCGCCTGCGCCGGACAAGCAGCCCGCGATGCCGCCGCGCAAGGCGTGGCTGACCTTCGCCTTGATCCTGCTGGCGAACTACTTCGTGATGCGGTGGCTGTTCCCCGATCCCGACGCGCCGGCGACGGTGCCGTACACGGCCTTCAAGGAACAGGTCGCCAAGGGCAACGTGCAGTCGATCTTCAGCCAGGGCGCCAACATCGAAGGACGCTTCGTCGAGCCGGTGACCTGGCCGCCGCCCGGCGAAGCGCCCGGACCCCGCGCGAAGCAGGCGCCGGTTCCGGTGCAGGTGAAGCCGCATCCGGTGGAGACCTTCAAGACCACGCTGCCGACCTTCGTCAGTCCGGGTCTCGAGACTTTCCTGATCGAGCACAAGGTCGAGATTCGCGCCGATCCCATACAGGCGGGCGGCGGCTGGGCTTCTCTGCTGTTCGGCTTCGGTCCGGCGCTGCTGATCATCCTGTTCTACGTGTGGATGTTCCGGCGCAGCGCCGGCGGCGGCATGGGGCTGATGGGCCTCGGCGGCAGCAAGGCGCGCCGCTATGACCTCGAGACGCAGACCCGCGTCACCTTCGCCGACGTGGCGGGCATCGACGAGGCGGAAAACGAGCTCGTGGAGGTGGTCGACTTCCTGAGGTCGCCCGAGAAGTACACCCGTCTCGGCGGCACCGCACCCAAGGGTGTCCTGCTGATCGGCGCGCCGGGCACCGGCAAGACATTGCTGGCCAAGGCCGTTGCGGGCGAGGCCGGCGTGCCCTTCTTCTCGATGAGCGCGGCGGAGTTCGTCGAGATGATCGTCGGCGTCGGGGCAGCGCGGGTGCGCGACCTTTTCAAGCAGGCGCGCGAGCACGCGCCCTCGATCATCTTCATCGACGAGATCGACTCCATCGGCCGTGCCCGCGGCCAGATCGCGGTCGGCGGCGCGGGCGAGCAGGAGCAGACGCTGAACCAGATCCTCACGGAGATGGACGGCTTCTCGGGACGCGAGGGCATCATCGTGCTGGCCGCCACCAACCAGCCCGACGTGCTCGACCGCGCGCTGTTGCGGCCTGGCCGCTTCGACCGGCGCGTGGTCGTGAACCTGCCCGACAAGAACGGGCGCGAAGCGATCCTGAAGGTCCACACGCGCAAGGTGCCGCTGGCGCGCGATGTCGACCTGTCCAACATCGCGTCCACCACGCCCGGACTGTCGGGGGCGGACCTGAAGAACCTGGTCAACGAGGCTGCGCTGCTGGCGGCGCGGCGCGGCCAGGACGAGGTCGCGCAGAAGGACATCCTGGATGCGCTCGAGAAGATCGTGCTCGGCCCCGAGCGGCCGCTGCTGCTGAGCGCGGAGGATCGCGAGCGCATTGCCTACCACGAGAGCGGGCATGCCATCCTCGGCCTGGTGGTGGCCGGCGCCGACCCGGTGCACCGGGTCACGATCGTGCCGCGCGGGCAGGCCCTGGGCGTGACCTACCAGCGCCCCCAGACCGACCGCTACAACTACCCCGAGGCCTACCTGCGGGCCCGCATCATCGGCATGCTCGGCGGCCGCGCGGCCGAGGAGATCGTCTACGGCAGCCGCACCACCGGCGCGGAAAGCGATATCGAGCAGGCCAGCCAGCTCGCGCGCAACATGGTGACGCGCTGGGGGATGAGCGACAAGCTGGGCATGGTGCAGCTCGCCCCGCGCGAGAACCGTTACCTGGGCGCGGGCTTCGGCGAGGCGCGGCCCTACGGCGAGGAGACGGCGCGTTTGGTGGATGCCGAAGTGCAGGGCATCATCAGCGAGTGCCACGACTCGGCGAAGCGGCTGCTCATCGAGCACCGGCGCGCGCTCGATGCGCTGGTCGCCGCGCTGCTCGAGCGCGAGACCCTCGGCGAGCAGGAAATCCTGGAGGTGACCGGGTTGCCCGGCGCGCCAGAGCTCGAGAACAAGCCATTGCGGTTGGCGAAGGCCGCCGCTTCAATGATGGAGCCCGACCATGAAGGATGA
- a CDS encoding GlsB/YeaQ/YmgE family stress response membrane protein, translating to MNIVIWLIVGGIIGWIASMIMRTDAQQGMILNVVVGIIGSMIGGWLIAPLLGSATVNQNDFSIMGLVASLIGAIILLAIVNLFRRGRVR from the coding sequence ATGAACATTGTCATTTGGCTGATCGTCGGCGGCATCATTGGCTGGATTGCCAGCATGATCATGAGGACGGATGCGCAGCAGGGCATGATCCTCAACGTGGTGGTGGGCATCATCGGATCGATGATCGGCGGCTGGCTCATTGCGCCACTGCTGGGTTCCGCAACCGTCAATCAGAACGACTTCAGCATCATGGGGCTCGTGGCCTCGCTGATCGGCGCGATCATCCTGCTCGCGATCGTCAACCTGTTCCGGCGCGGGCGCGTCCGATAA
- a CDS encoding MFS transporter: MQTVPTAHPPFAAGWPSTRLGHGRALWLKASLLVSFLAASTAPSPLYALYREAWGFSALTLTVVFSSYSFALLSALLVFGSLSDHRGRREVILGALVLEFAATMLFWRADSVAWLLSARVLQGVATGIATGALSAGLLDLHRERGPLVNGVAPMVGMAAGAFGTSVLAQFAPSPTRLVFDLLMLVFALQMLAALYLPETVVRRPGAWRSLRPSIAIPPRARPMLWQVLPVNTAQWALGGFYLSLGPTLARVVTGNDAPLVGGSLIGVMVLGSAAAILAVRQWPPRRALAVGAAALTLGLVTSLAGIALHSTGAFFIGAAVAGLGFGSAFNGSLRSLVSLAAPHERAALMAGFYVLSYLAFSVPAIAAGLSTGFFGLPATAMGLGALLTLMALTALLMMIGRRTD; the protein is encoded by the coding sequence ATGCAGACCGTCCCGACCGCCCACCCGCCCTTTGCCGCCGGCTGGCCTTCAACGCGGCTGGGCCATGGCCGGGCGCTTTGGCTCAAGGCCTCGCTGCTGGTCAGTTTCCTCGCGGCGTCGACGGCGCCTTCTCCGCTGTACGCGCTCTACCGCGAAGCGTGGGGCTTCTCCGCCCTGACGCTGACGGTCGTCTTCTCGAGCTATTCGTTCGCATTGCTGAGCGCCCTGCTGGTCTTCGGCAGCCTGTCCGATCACCGCGGTCGGCGCGAGGTGATCCTGGGCGCATTGGTGCTGGAATTTGCCGCGACGATGCTGTTCTGGCGCGCAGACTCGGTCGCATGGCTGTTGTCGGCGCGCGTCCTGCAGGGCGTCGCCACCGGCATCGCGACCGGTGCGCTGAGCGCGGGCCTGCTCGACCTGCACCGCGAGCGCGGGCCCCTCGTCAACGGCGTGGCTCCGATGGTCGGCATGGCGGCAGGCGCGTTCGGCACCAGTGTGCTGGCGCAGTTTGCGCCCTCACCGACGCGCCTCGTCTTCGATCTGCTGATGCTCGTCTTCGCATTGCAGATGCTCGCCGCGCTGTACTTGCCGGAAACGGTCGTCCGCCGGCCAGGCGCGTGGCGCTCGCTTCGGCCCAGCATCGCGATTCCGCCACGGGCTCGCCCGATGCTGTGGCAGGTGCTGCCCGTGAATACGGCGCAATGGGCGCTTGGCGGTTTCTATCTCTCGCTCGGACCCACCCTGGCGCGCGTCGTCACCGGCAACGATGCGCCCCTGGTCGGTGGCAGCCTGATCGGGGTCATGGTGCTCGGCAGCGCGGCGGCCATCCTCGCCGTGCGCCAGTGGCCGCCGCGCCGGGCGCTCGCCGTCGGCGCCGCCGCGCTCACGCTGGGGCTCGTCACGAGCCTTGCAGGCATTGCGCTGCATTCGACCGGCGCATTCTTCATCGGCGCTGCCGTCGCGGGCCTGGGCTTCGGCTCGGCCTTCAACGGTTCGCTGCGCAGCCTCGTGTCGCTGGCCGCACCGCATGAACGTGCCGCGCTGATGGCCGGCTTCTACGTGCTGAGCTACCTGGCCTTCAGCGTACCGGCCATCGCCGCCGGACTGAGCACGGGGTTCTTCGGGCTGCCTGCCACGGCGATGGGGCTTGGCGCCTTGTTGACGCTCATGGCGCTGACGGCCTTGCTGATGATGATCGGCCGGCGTACGGACTGA
- a CDS encoding TetR/AcrR family transcriptional regulator, protein MSSLPVSRPGGRSARVQVAVHTATRQLIDEQGRASVTVPMIAARAGVTPSTIYRRWGDLAELLADVAVERLKPDSEPVDTGTLKGDLLAWADQFRDEMSSELGRAMVRDVISARGAEGMGEPCPCAQFARSQLGVIVERGKARRQRVPAVDGLMDRVVAPIVYRMMFGLPAASQADVRTWVEACLKEAAPAGRHATRGRRSSNLSSVIG, encoded by the coding sequence ATGAGCTCACTCCCTGTTTCCCGCCCCGGTGGGCGCAGCGCCCGCGTCCAGGTCGCGGTTCACACCGCGACGCGTCAACTGATCGATGAGCAAGGCCGCGCATCGGTCACCGTGCCGATGATTGCGGCGCGCGCAGGAGTCACGCCGTCGACGATCTATCGCCGCTGGGGCGACCTCGCGGAGTTGCTCGCCGATGTCGCCGTCGAGCGCCTGAAGCCGGACAGCGAGCCGGTCGACACCGGCACCTTGAAAGGGGACCTGCTCGCGTGGGCCGACCAGTTCCGCGACGAGATGTCCTCGGAGCTCGGGCGCGCGATGGTGCGCGATGTGATCTCTGCGAGAGGCGCGGAGGGCATGGGCGAGCCTTGCCCGTGCGCGCAGTTCGCCCGGAGCCAGCTCGGTGTCATCGTCGAACGTGGCAAGGCGCGCCGGCAGCGGGTTCCTGCGGTCGATGGGCTCATGGACCGCGTGGTCGCGCCCATCGTCTACAGGATGATGTTCGGGCTGCCTGCGGCTTCACAGGCAGACGTTCGCACCTGGGTCGAGGCTTGCCTGAAAGAGGCAGCGCCGGCCGGGCGTCACGCCACCCGCGGCAGGCGCTCCAGCAACTTGTCGAGCGTGATCGGATAG
- the paoC gene encoding aldehyde oxidoreductase molybdenum-binding subunit PaoC — protein sequence MKFDTPATTNPIDQLKVIGKPTDRIDGPLKTTGTAPYAYERHDVAPDAAYGYIVGAGIAKGRIASMDLRAARAAPGVLAIVTADHAGKLGKGDFNTARLLGGPEIDHYHQAVALVVARSFEQARAAAQLVRIEYTRSEGRFDLAAQKASAQMPKPTEFAGPPETKAGDFAAAYAAAPVQLDAAYTTPDESHAMMEPHASIAAWKGDKLTVWTSNQMIDWGVGDVAKTLGIPKANVRLVSPFIGGGFGGKLFVRADAVLAALGARAARRPVKVALQRPLMMNNTTHRPATIQRIRIGATRDGKITAIAHEGWSGDLPDGQAETAVNQTRLLYAGANRLTTTRLAVLDLPEGNAMRAPGEAPGMMALEIAMDEMAEKLGLDPIEFRVLNDTQVDPEKPERPFSQRQLIHCLRTGAERFGWNRRNSQPAQVRDGRWLVGIGVAAAFRNNLLTKSGARVRLDNRGVVTVETDMTDIGTGSYTIIAQTAAETMGVPLQKVLVRLGDSAFPVSAGSGGQWGANNSTSGVYAACMKLREAIVQKLGIASSADVAFTDGMVRAGDRVVPLAEAAGPSGLVAEDAIEYGDLDKKYQQSTFGAHFVEAGVDAGTGEIRIRRMLAVCACGRILNPKSARSQVIGAMTMGVGAALMEDLALDKRHGFFVNHDLAAYEVPVHADIPHQDVIFLDETDPISSPMKAKGVAELGICGVAAAVANAIYNATGVRVRDYPITLDKLLERLPRVA from the coding sequence ATGAAGTTCGACACCCCCGCCACCACCAACCCGATCGACCAGCTCAAGGTGATCGGCAAGCCGACGGACCGCATCGACGGCCCGCTCAAGACCACCGGCACGGCTCCTTACGCCTACGAGCGCCACGACGTGGCACCCGATGCCGCCTATGGGTACATCGTCGGGGCCGGCATTGCAAAAGGCCGAATCGCCTCGATGGATCTGCGCGCCGCGCGCGCGGCGCCCGGCGTGCTGGCCATCGTCACGGCGGACCACGCCGGCAAGCTCGGAAAGGGCGACTTCAACACGGCCAGGCTGCTGGGCGGGCCAGAGATCGACCATTACCACCAGGCCGTGGCGCTGGTCGTCGCAAGGTCCTTCGAGCAGGCCCGTGCCGCTGCCCAGCTGGTGCGCATCGAGTACACGCGCTCGGAGGGGCGCTTCGACCTGGCCGCGCAGAAGGCGTCGGCCCAGATGCCCAAGCCGACCGAGTTCGCAGGGCCGCCCGAGACGAAGGCCGGCGATTTTGCAGCCGCCTACGCCGCGGCCCCGGTGCAGCTGGACGCGGCCTACACCACCCCGGACGAGTCGCACGCCATGATGGAGCCCCATGCCTCCATCGCGGCCTGGAAGGGCGACAAGCTCACGGTCTGGACCTCGAACCAGATGATCGACTGGGGGGTCGGCGACGTTGCCAAGACGCTCGGCATTCCGAAGGCCAATGTGCGGCTGGTCTCGCCCTTCATCGGCGGCGGCTTCGGCGGCAAGCTGTTCGTGCGCGCGGATGCGGTGCTGGCCGCGCTGGGCGCGCGAGCGGCACGGCGGCCCGTCAAGGTGGCGCTGCAGCGGCCGCTGATGATGAACAACACCACCCACCGGCCGGCGACGATCCAGCGCATCCGCATCGGCGCCACGCGCGACGGAAAGATCACCGCGATCGCGCACGAGGGCTGGTCCGGCGACCTGCCCGATGGCCAGGCCGAGACCGCCGTCAACCAGACGCGGCTGCTGTACGCGGGTGCGAACCGCCTGACGACCACGCGGCTCGCGGTGCTCGACCTGCCCGAGGGCAACGCGATGCGCGCCCCGGGTGAGGCGCCGGGCATGATGGCGCTCGAGATCGCGATGGACGAGATGGCGGAAAAGCTCGGCCTGGACCCGATCGAGTTCCGCGTCCTCAATGACACGCAGGTCGATCCCGAGAAGCCCGAGCGCCCCTTCTCGCAGCGCCAGCTGATCCACTGTTTGCGCACCGGCGCAGAACGCTTCGGGTGGAACCGCCGCAATTCCCAGCCGGCCCAGGTTCGCGATGGGCGGTGGCTGGTGGGCATCGGCGTGGCGGCGGCCTTCCGCAACAACCTGCTCACGAAGTCGGGTGCTCGCGTGCGCCTGGACAACCGCGGCGTGGTGACGGTGGAGACCGACATGACGGACATCGGCACCGGCTCGTACACGATCATCGCGCAGACCGCGGCGGAGACGATGGGCGTGCCGCTGCAGAAGGTGCTCGTGCGCCTTGGCGACTCGGCCTTCCCGGTCTCGGCCGGCTCCGGCGGGCAGTGGGGGGCGAACAATTCCACCTCGGGTGTCTACGCGGCCTGCATGAAGCTGCGCGAGGCGATCGTGCAGAAGCTCGGCATTGCGTCGTCGGCCGATGTGGCCTTCACCGACGGGATGGTGCGCGCCGGCGATCGCGTGGTCCCGCTCGCCGAGGCCGCCGGACCGAGCGGCCTGGTGGCCGAGGACGCCATCGAATACGGGGACCTCGACAAGAAGTACCAGCAGTCGACCTTCGGCGCGCACTTCGTGGAAGCCGGCGTGGATGCCGGCACGGGCGAGATCCGCATCCGGCGCATGCTTGCCGTGTGCGCGTGCGGGCGCATTCTGAATCCGAAGAGTGCGCGCAGCCAGGTGATCGGCGCCATGACGATGGGCGTCGGCGCCGCGCTGATGGAAGACCTCGCGCTCGACAAGCGGCACGGCTTCTTCGTCAACCACGACCTCGCGGCCTACGAGGTGCCGGTCCATGCCGACATCCCGCACCAGGACGTGATCTTCCTGGACGAAACGGACCCGATCTCTTCGCCGATGAAGGCCAAGGGCGTTGCCGAGCTTGGCATTTGCGGCGTCGCCGCGGCCGTGGCCAACGCCATCTACAACGCGACCGGCGTCAGGGTGCGCGACTATCCGATCACGCTCGACAAGTTGCTGGAGCGCCTGCCGCGGGTGGCGTGA
- a CDS encoding FAD binding domain-containing protein gives MKPFTYERAKSPAEAAAAVARDPSAKFIAGGTNLLDLMKLQIEAPTHLVDVNRLALDKIEPTPEGGLRIGALVRNTALAADERVRRDYGVLSRALLAGASGQLRNKATTAGNLLQRTRCPYFYDTDQPCNKRQPGSGCSAIGGVSRQLAVVGSSQACIATHPSDMAVAMRVLDATVETVRPDGRARVIPIADFHRLPGDTPHIETTLERGELITSVTLPRPAGGTQLYRKVRDRASYAFALVSVAAIVQRNGAGRIALGGVAHKPWRDEAADAALPQGAEAVATRLLASAQPTHDNAFKLPLAERTIAAVLAQARA, from the coding sequence ATGAAGCCCTTCACCTACGAACGCGCGAAATCGCCGGCAGAAGCCGCCGCCGCGGTGGCCCGCGACCCCTCCGCGAAATTCATCGCCGGCGGCACCAACCTGCTCGACCTCATGAAGCTGCAGATCGAGGCACCCACGCACCTGGTGGACGTGAACCGCCTCGCACTGGACAAGATCGAGCCGACACCGGAAGGCGGGCTTCGCATCGGGGCGCTGGTGCGCAACACGGCGCTGGCCGCCGACGAGCGCGTGCGGCGCGACTACGGCGTGCTCTCGCGGGCGCTGCTGGCCGGGGCCTCGGGCCAGTTGCGCAACAAGGCGACCACCGCCGGGAACCTGCTGCAGCGCACGCGCTGTCCCTACTTCTACGACACCGACCAGCCGTGCAACAAGCGCCAGCCGGGCAGCGGATGCAGCGCGATCGGGGGTGTGAGCCGGCAACTCGCGGTCGTCGGCAGCAGTCAGGCCTGCATCGCCACCCATCCCAGCGACATGGCGGTTGCGATGCGCGTCCTCGATGCCACCGTCGAGACGGTGCGCCCCGATGGCCGCGCCCGCGTGATCCCGATCGCCGATTTCCATCGGCTGCCGGGCGACACCCCGCACATCGAGACGACGTTGGAACGCGGCGAACTGATCACCTCGGTCACGCTGCCCCGGCCCGCGGGCGGCACCCAGCTGTACCGCAAGGTGCGAGACCGCGCCTCGTATGCCTTCGCGCTGGTCTCGGTGGCCGCGATCGTGCAGCGCAATGGCGCGGGCCGGATCGCGCTGGGCGGCGTCGCGCACAAGCCGTGGCGCGACGAGGCCGCAGACGCTGCGCTGCCGCAAGGCGCCGAGGCGGTGGCCACCCGGCTGCTGGCCAGCGCCCAGCCGACACACGACAACGCATTCAAGCTGCCGCTGGCGGAGCGCACGATCGCCGCGGTGCTGGCACAAGCGAGGGCCTGA
- the paoA gene encoding aldehyde dehydrogenase iron-sulfur subunit PaoA translates to MDSPSDLTISRRDLLIVGAATAATTGVSPEAGAATAASASGAVPMAKFSIEVNGTARQLALDTRTTLLDALREHLHLTGTKKGCDHGQCGACTVLVDGVRINSCLTLAVMHEGSKVTTIEGLGTPANPHPLQAAFVRHDGYQCGYCTPGQICSAVGALDEMRQGIPSHASADLTARPLLSADELRERMSGNICRCGAYSNIIEAVSEVAGVKT, encoded by the coding sequence ATGGACAGTCCAAGCGACCTGACCATCTCCCGCCGTGACCTGCTGATCGTGGGAGCGGCCACGGCGGCAACCACCGGCGTCTCCCCTGAAGCCGGTGCCGCCACGGCAGCGTCCGCCAGCGGCGCGGTGCCGATGGCCAAGTTCTCCATCGAGGTGAATGGCACCGCCCGCCAGCTCGCGCTCGACACGCGGACCACCTTGCTCGACGCCTTGCGCGAGCACCTGCACCTCACTGGGACCAAGAAGGGCTGCGACCACGGACAGTGCGGCGCCTGCACCGTGCTGGTCGACGGCGTGCGCATCAATTCGTGCCTGACGCTCGCCGTGATGCATGAAGGCAGCAAGGTCACCACGATCGAAGGGCTCGGCACGCCCGCGAACCCGCACCCGCTGCAAGCCGCTTTCGTCAGGCACGACGGCTACCAGTGCGGCTACTGCACACCGGGCCAGATCTGCTCGGCCGTGGGCGCGCTCGACGAGATGCGGCAGGGCATTCCCAGCCACGCGAGCGCGGACCTCACTGCACGACCGCTGCTGTCTGCCGACGAACTGCGGGAACGCATGAGCGGCAACATCTGCCGCTGCGGCGCTTACTCGAACATCATCGAAGCAGTATCGGAAGTCGCGGGAGTGAAGACATGA
- a CDS encoding GlxA family transcriptional regulator has translation MHRIGFVVFPNFYLLGFAAVTAFETANLVVEEPAYEVTLLSETGGLVAASAGFRVETQPFGDAVFDTVMFGSGLETDLSSPGLLAFVKRALDTSRRVAAPCTGAFLLAEAGVLDGRRATTHWRFARDLQRRFPKVAVEEDQIFVVDGPIWTSAGMAATIDLALAMIEKDFGKDVSRTVARKLVVYHRRTGGQSQFSALLELEPKSDRIQKALDYANAHLREALPVEDLADVAGLSPRQFSRAFSTETGQSPAKAVELLRVEAARLRLEQGRLSMDVIADEVGFGDRERMRRAFLRTLGQPPQSIRRLGREGRAGSSTSEATGDVAPTTLA, from the coding sequence ATGCACAGGATCGGATTCGTCGTCTTTCCCAACTTCTACCTGCTGGGCTTCGCCGCCGTCACAGCCTTCGAGACGGCCAACCTCGTGGTCGAAGAGCCGGCGTACGAGGTGACCCTGCTGTCGGAAACGGGCGGGCTCGTCGCCGCATCCGCAGGGTTTCGTGTCGAGACCCAGCCTTTCGGCGACGCCGTCTTCGACACGGTCATGTTCGGCTCCGGTCTCGAGACCGACTTGAGCTCGCCCGGATTGCTGGCCTTCGTCAAGCGCGCGCTCGACACCTCGAGGCGGGTCGCAGCGCCCTGCACCGGCGCCTTCCTCCTTGCCGAAGCCGGTGTACTGGACGGTCGCCGGGCGACGACCCACTGGCGCTTCGCGCGCGACCTGCAGCGCCGCTTTCCGAAGGTGGCCGTCGAGGAAGACCAGATCTTCGTCGTCGACGGCCCGATCTGGACCTCGGCCGGCATGGCGGCCACCATCGACCTGGCGCTTGCCATGATCGAGAAGGACTTCGGCAAGGACGTGTCCCGCACGGTCGCGCGCAAGCTCGTCGTCTATCACCGCCGCACGGGCGGGCAGTCGCAGTTTTCGGCACTGCTCGAGCTCGAGCCGAAGTCCGACCGGATCCAGAAGGCGCTCGACTACGCGAATGCGCATCTGCGCGAGGCGCTGCCCGTCGAAGACCTGGCCGATGTCGCGGGCCTCAGCCCGCGGCAGTTCAGCCGGGCCTTCAGCACCGAGACGGGCCAGTCGCCTGCCAAGGCCGTCGAGCTCTTGCGTGTCGAAGCCGCAAGACTGAGGCTCGAGCAGGGGCGCCTCTCGATGGACGTGATCGCCGACGAGGTCGGCTTCGGCGATCGCGAACGCATGCGGCGCGCGTTCCTGCGAACGCTCGGGCAGCCGCCGCAATCGATCCGCCGGCTGGGCAGGGAGGGTCGCGCGGGGTCGAGCACCTCCGAGGCGACCGGAGATGTCGCGCCGACTACTCTTGCGTGA
- a CDS encoding MFS transporter has protein sequence MDRRLLMLALGMFAMGTDNFVVAGILPGVAQSLHTTVSLAGQMVTVYALSYAVMAPVMAAVAGGWPRKVLLVAALGVFVAGNVISALATDLNTVLLSRVIAGLGAAMFAPTALGVATALAEPARRGRALATVTAGLAGATALGAPIGTFIGGFGSWRATLWFVAVLGLAAMIGVWTMLRSVPQPARIALRDRLAPLRDIRIALTLLTSLFAFGGFLMVYTYAGLVLRRVTGGDERVLAGMLLFWGIAATIGNMLAGRLVDRFDSRRIVNAGLLIGIVNFCALPWTAAHPATTLIALVIWGVCGWGLLVPQQHRLVKIAPEVAPLLLALNNTATYGGLACSGVIGGVVLLYLDPQYLSLVGAGLIAIAFMLAEAAHLYIRRERVVNHAAQGRAHGTA, from the coding sequence ATGGACCGTCGACTCCTCATGCTGGCGCTTGGCATGTTCGCCATGGGAACGGACAACTTCGTTGTCGCCGGAATCCTTCCGGGCGTCGCCCAGTCACTTCACACCACGGTCAGTCTGGCCGGCCAGATGGTGACCGTCTACGCGCTTTCCTACGCCGTCATGGCGCCTGTGATGGCCGCGGTCGCCGGAGGGTGGCCGCGCAAGGTTCTGCTGGTCGCTGCACTGGGGGTCTTCGTTGCGGGCAATGTCATCAGCGCCCTCGCGACCGACCTGAACACCGTGCTGTTGAGCCGCGTGATCGCTGGCCTGGGTGCCGCCATGTTCGCACCCACGGCACTCGGCGTGGCCACTGCGCTGGCGGAGCCGGCAAGGCGAGGGCGTGCACTCGCCACCGTGACTGCCGGCCTGGCCGGCGCCACCGCACTTGGCGCGCCGATCGGCACCTTCATCGGAGGGTTCGGAAGCTGGAGAGCCACGCTGTGGTTCGTTGCAGTCCTGGGGCTCGCCGCGATGATCGGCGTCTGGACGATGCTCCGCTCCGTTCCCCAGCCTGCGCGCATCGCCTTGCGGGACCGGCTGGCACCGCTACGCGACATCCGCATCGCGCTGACCCTGCTGACCTCCCTGTTCGCCTTCGGCGGATTCCTGATGGTCTATACCTACGCAGGGCTCGTGCTGCGGCGCGTGACCGGCGGCGATGAACGCGTGCTTGCCGGCATGCTTCTGTTCTGGGGCATCGCAGCGACGATCGGGAACATGCTGGCGGGCCGGCTGGTCGATCGCTTCGACAGCCGCAGGATCGTCAACGCCGGCCTGCTCATCGGAATCGTCAACTTCTGTGCCTTGCCGTGGACCGCCGCCCATCCGGCCACCACCCTCATCGCGCTGGTGATCTGGGGCGTGTGCGGATGGGGCCTCCTCGTGCCCCAGCAGCACCGGCTCGTGAAGATCGCGCCCGAGGTCGCGCCGCTGCTGCTCGCCCTGAACAACACGGCCACCTATGGCGGGCTCGCCTGCTCGGGCGTCATCGGCGGCGTCGTGCTCCTGTACCTGGACCCGCAATACCTCAGCCTGGTCGGAGCCGGCCTGATCGCGATCGCCTTCATGCTCGCCGAGGCGGCCCATCTCTACATCCGGCGCGAGCGCGTCGTCAACCATGCGGCGCAAGGCAGGGCGCACGGCACGGCATGA
- a CDS encoding carboxymuconolactone decarboxylase family protein: MSKRLDYNQVAPAGAKALGGVYGYVTQSGLAPALVDLVYLRISQINNCAYCLDMHTRELLKKGLKVEKLALVQAWAEGGSLFDERERAALAWAETVTRVAETGVPDEAYQAARAIFSERELVDLTIAISLMNAYNRMAISFRNTPAAVLEA, translated from the coding sequence ATGAGCAAGCGTCTCGATTACAACCAGGTCGCGCCGGCCGGCGCCAAGGCCCTCGGGGGCGTGTACGGCTACGTGACGCAGAGCGGCCTCGCGCCCGCGCTGGTCGACCTCGTCTATCTGCGCATCTCGCAGATCAACAACTGCGCCTACTGCCTCGACATGCATACCCGCGAACTGCTGAAGAAGGGGCTGAAGGTCGAAAAGCTGGCGCTGGTGCAGGCGTGGGCCGAAGGCGGAAGCCTGTTCGACGAACGCGAGCGTGCCGCCCTGGCCTGGGCCGAAACCGTGACGCGCGTGGCAGAGACCGGCGTGCCCGACGAGGCCTACCAGGCGGCGCGTGCGATCTTCAGCGAGCGGGAACTGGTGGATCTCACGATCGCGATCAGCCTGATGAATGCCTACAACCGCATGGCGATCAGCTTTCGCAACACGCCAGCGGCAGTGCTCGAGGCCTGA